DNA from Nitrospirota bacterium:
ACTCGCCGAGCGAGGAGATTTGAATGACGTCCAATTGCGACACATTGCCTATGCGAGCCGCGTCGATCGCATGGACATTCTTGTGGGGGCATCCGGTGCGCGCACACCTTCATTCGCTTTGGATGCCAAAGTGAGCGTCCATCCCGTGGTCCCCGGATCGCCGCTGGCCTTTCCGGCCGCCGCCCTCGCACGCTGGAGGGCCGTGAGCGGAAAACTTCGACCCGATGTAATCACCGCGCAGGACCCCTTTGTGGCGGGATGGGCCGGCCTCGCACTTGCAAAATGGCTCCATGTTCCTCTCAACGTCCAGGTCCACTCCGATCAATTGGACAACCCGTATTATCTGCGTGAGGCGGCCCTCAACCGGGTCCAGAATCGTCTCGCGAAAACGGTGCTGAAGCGTGCCCAAACCATCCGGGTGGTCAACCGCCGCACGATGGAGCAATGCCGGGCGTTGGGCATGCCCGACAGGCGCTGCCTCTACATTCCGCTTGTATTCGGGCTTGAGCCGTTCTTCGCGGCGCGCGCAGGGGGCAGCGCAAGGAAGAGCCTTCTGGGGAGATTGTCGAAGACCTGCGGGCTCATTCTGTTTGCCGGACGGTTGAGCTGGGAAAAAGGGTGGGACGTTTTTCTCGAATCGATGAGAGAACTTTCAAAAGAAAAGACGGCCGTCAAAGCGGTCTTTGTGGGGAGTGGACCGGACGCTCCGAAAGCCGCGCGGCTTGCAAGTCGATGGGGTCTCGAAGATTCGGTTCAATTCCTCGGCTGGAGGCCCTACGGAAAACTCCCAGGCTACTACGCGGCGGCCGATGTCTGCGTGGTGCCGTCTTGGCACGAAGGGTTCGGGCGATCGACACTCGAAGCCCAGGC
Protein-coding regions in this window:
- a CDS encoding glycosyltransferase family 4 protein, coding for MSIQRPPANERGAIPEKSPPPFPSPLEGEGVGGEALWMDVFGKGSKMRVLMISRDARLAERGDLNDVQLRHIAYASRVDRMDILVGASGARTPSFALDAKVSVHPVVPGSPLAFPAAALARWRAVSGKLRPDVITAQDPFVAGWAGLALAKWLHVPLNVQVHSDQLDNPYYLREAALNRVQNRLAKTVLKRAQTIRVVNRRTMEQCRALGMPDRRCLYIPLVFGLEPFFAARAGGSARKSLLGRLSKTCGLILFAGRLSWEKGWDVFLESMRELSKEKTAVKAVFVGSGPDAPKAARLASRWGLEDSVQFLGWRPYGKLPGYYAAADVCVVPSWHEGFGRSTLEAQAAGRAVIATATAGTADLIRAGRTGIVIPVGDASALSGAIRELLADADGRARVGELARKEARERWSDYDLPGELAAMFEKTAAMR